Sequence from the Pseudomonas frederiksbergensis genome:
AGACAAAACCCTTCCCCAACCCGTTGACCTCGGCCTCGGGCAGCACGGTCATCGATCTCGAAGGCCAGACCTACTACGCGGAAAGCATGGCCGATCTTCCCGCGCTATTTCAGGAGGTCGCCGACGCCTGGGCCGACGCACTGGAGGCTGGCTCACGCTTCAGCGAAATCCAGCAAGCGATCCGAGACCGCGACGTGCCGCGCCTGAAGGAGCTGTGGAACACCCTGGTGCCACTGTGGGACGACCGCACCTTCTACGACTTTGTCGCCACGTCCAAGGCTTTCGCCAAGCTCTCGTTCCAGCACCGCGAAGTGTTCGGCCAGGTTGGCTTCGGCACTGGCGGCTGGGATTCGGACTTTCCCAACTCGATGCTGGAAATCTTCCGGGTGGTAATGACCAACTGCGACGACCATCAGCACCTGGTGGTCGGCGGTGTCGAGCAAGTACCCCACGGCATCTGGAAACACGTGCCGGAGCGCTGCGTGCATTGGCCTCAAGGCACCAGCCTGAATTCGTTGCACCTGGGCGCGCCCCGCAGCGGCGTGAAGCGCATCGCCCGCGCCGACAATGATCGGTTCAGCGTCACCGACGTCTGGGGCGACACCCGGGAATACGCCGCCGTGCTGGTGACTTGCCAGACCTGGCTGCTGACCACCCAGATCGAATGTGAAGAAGCGCTGTTCTCGCAAAAAATGTGGATGGCCCTGGACCGCACCCGCTACATGCAAGCATCGAAGACCTTCGTGATGGTCGACCGGCCGTTCTGGAAGGACAAGGACCCGGAAACCGGCCGTGACCTGATGAGCATGACCCTCACCGACCGACTGACCCGCGGCACTTACCTGTTCGACAATGGCGACGACAAGCCAGGCGTGATCTGCCTCTCCTACTCGTGGATGAGCGATGCGTTGAAAATGCTGCCGTATCCCGTGGAAAAACGCGTGAAGCTGGCACTGGATGCGCTGAAGAAAATCTATCCGAACGTCGACATTGCCGCACGGATCATCGGCGATCCGATCACCGTGTCATGGGAAGCCGACCCGTATTTCCTCGGTGCCTTCAAAGGCGCCCTGCCGGGTCACTATCGTTACAACCAGCGCATGTATGCGCACTTCATGCAGGACGACATGCCGGCCGAACAAAAAGGGATCTTTATCGCCGGCGATGACGTCTCATGGACACCCGCCTGGGTTGAAGGCGCGGTCCAGACCTCGCTCAATGCCGTGTGGGGGATCATGAAACACTTCGGCGGTGAAACTCACCCCGAGAACCCGGGTCCAGGTGATGTGTTCGACGAAATCGGTCCGATCGCCTTGCCCGAATAAGGAGTTGTCGATGCGCGTAGCCCTTTACCAATGCCCGCCGCTGCCCATGGATCCGGCCGGCAACCTGCAGCGCCTGCATCAAGTCGCGCTGGAAGCCAGGGGCGCCGATGTGCTGGTTGTGCCGGAGATGTTCCTCACCGGCTACAACATCGGCGTCGATGCGGTGAATGTACTGGCCGAGGTCTACAACGGCGAATGGGCGCAGCAAATCGGCCGCATCGCCAAGGCGGCCGGCCTGGCCATTCTTTATGGCTACCCTGAACGCAGCGAAGACGGGCAGATCTACAACGCCGTCCAACTGATCGATGCCCACGGCGAACGCCTGGCCAACTACCGCAAGAGCCACTTGTTCGGCGACCTCGACCACACCATGTTC
This genomic interval carries:
- a CDS encoding flavin monoamine oxidase family protein, which encodes MNKNNRHPANGKKPITIFGPDFPFAFDDWIEHPAGLGMIPKHNHGAEVAIVGAGIAGLVAAYELMKMGLKPVVYEASKLGGRLRSQAFNGAEGIVAELGGMRFPVSSTAFYHYVDKLGLETKPFPNPLTSASGSTVIDLEGQTYYAESMADLPALFQEVADAWADALEAGSRFSEIQQAIRDRDVPRLKELWNTLVPLWDDRTFYDFVATSKAFAKLSFQHREVFGQVGFGTGGWDSDFPNSMLEIFRVVMTNCDDHQHLVVGGVEQVPHGIWKHVPERCVHWPQGTSLNSLHLGAPRSGVKRIARADNDRFSVTDVWGDTREYAAVLVTCQTWLLTTQIECEEALFSQKMWMALDRTRYMQASKTFVMVDRPFWKDKDPETGRDLMSMTLTDRLTRGTYLFDNGDDKPGVICLSYSWMSDALKMLPYPVEKRVKLALDALKKIYPNVDIAARIIGDPITVSWEADPYFLGAFKGALPGHYRYNQRMYAHFMQDDMPAEQKGIFIAGDDVSWTPAWVEGAVQTSLNAVWGIMKHFGGETHPENPGPGDVFDEIGPIALPE